One Rhodothermus bifroesti DNA window includes the following coding sequences:
- a CDS encoding M14 family zinc carboxypeptidase, producing the protein MHLLRFIGLLVWPLVVQAQAVSLAFLQTRAEATNFIETTRYEEVLAFLDVLEASSSRIQVTTFGYTTEGRALPLVIYGKVVNATADAVQAASAPLRVLILANIHGGEVDGKEAVLMLLRALAGGLYASWADSLVLLAVPIYNADGNERISLYHRPGQNGPLGGVGQRANAQGYDLNRDFMKADAPETRALLRVLVRYDPHVLVDLHTTNGTYHAYPLTYAPPLHPSTSPNLTAYLRNVWLPAVTDTLWTRRRWKLFYYGNLPSPESTQPPGWYTFDHRPRFSTNYAGLRGILGVLVESYAYASFEARVEATYAFLEALLNFAAAHAGTLRRQVEQARAVAPIGQPIALRAQIAAAPKPALILLGAVDSLRHPYTGKLLLQRREVVFPEILPLYDRFEATETLPLPQGYLVPPGLEVVRDRLEVHGIPCVPLEAGATVNAEVFRVDSVITAERPYEGHQAQEVTGQYERQVLTVAPGSCMVPIEGKTGRLAALLLEPRSDDGLVAWGLLQDVLAAGQWYPIARVARP; encoded by the coding sequence ATGCATCTGCTGCGCTTCATAGGACTGCTGGTATGGCCTCTGGTTGTGCAGGCGCAGGCCGTCAGCTTAGCCTTTCTTCAAACCCGAGCCGAAGCCACCAATTTTATAGAAACCACCCGCTACGAAGAAGTGCTGGCTTTCTTGGACGTCTTGGAAGCCAGCAGTTCGCGGATTCAGGTTACCACGTTTGGTTACACGACTGAAGGGCGTGCGCTGCCACTGGTTATTTATGGAAAGGTGGTAAACGCCACTGCCGATGCTGTGCAGGCTGCTTCAGCTCCTCTACGCGTGCTCATCTTAGCCAATATCCATGGGGGTGAAGTCGATGGCAAAGAAGCTGTCTTGATGCTGCTGCGCGCCTTGGCGGGAGGCCTATATGCAAGCTGGGCCGATTCGCTGGTACTGCTTGCGGTGCCTATCTACAATGCCGACGGAAACGAGCGCATTAGCCTTTATCACCGTCCAGGCCAAAACGGTCCGCTTGGCGGTGTGGGGCAACGTGCCAATGCGCAAGGCTACGATTTAAACCGGGACTTTATGAAAGCCGATGCGCCCGAAACGCGTGCCCTACTGCGCGTGCTGGTCCGCTACGATCCGCACGTGCTGGTCGACCTGCATACTACCAACGGCACCTATCACGCCTATCCGCTAACTTACGCACCGCCCTTGCATCCCTCAACCTCTCCTAACCTGACGGCGTATCTACGAAACGTTTGGCTTCCGGCCGTGACCGATACGCTTTGGACCCGGCGGCGTTGGAAGCTTTTTTACTACGGCAATCTCCCTTCGCCCGAAAGCACGCAGCCCCCGGGCTGGTACACCTTTGACCACCGCCCCCGCTTTAGTACCAACTATGCTGGCCTGCGGGGCATTCTGGGTGTGCTTGTGGAATCCTACGCCTATGCTTCGTTTGAAGCGCGTGTCGAAGCGACTTATGCCTTTTTGGAAGCGCTGCTCAACTTTGCTGCTGCACATGCGGGAACCCTCCGTCGACAGGTGGAACAGGCACGGGCTGTAGCACCGATTGGGCAACCCATAGCCTTGCGGGCCCAAATTGCAGCAGCTCCTAAGCCAGCCCTGATCTTGCTGGGAGCTGTAGACTCGCTACGTCACCCCTATACTGGAAAGTTGCTCTTGCAGCGCCGCGAAGTGGTTTTCCCCGAAATCTTGCCACTTTACGATCGCTTTGAAGCCACCGAAACGCTGCCGCTACCCCAGGGCTATTTGGTGCCACCTGGACTAGAGGTAGTACGTGACCGCTTGGAAGTACACGGCATTCCCTGCGTGCCGCTAGAAGCTGGGGCAACAGTGAACGCCGAAGTTTTTCGGGTGGACTCGGTGATAACGGCCGAGCGCCCTTATGAAGGGCATCAAGCGCAAGAAGTAACCGGACAGTATGAACGCCAGGTGCTAACCGTGGCCCCAGGTTCTTGCATGGTCCCCATTGAAGGGAAAACCGGGCGGCTGGCGGCCTTGTTGCTTGAGCCCCGTTCAGACGACGGCTTGGTTGCCTGGGGCCTGCTTCAAGATGTACTTGCTGCAGGGCAATGGTATCCCATTGCCCGGGTGGCCCGCCCCTGA